From a region of the Gordonia sp. KTR9 genome:
- a CDS encoding IS3 family transposase (programmed frameshift): MAGSKRRRHTPDQIIRKLAEGNKLLGTGQELAEVCRHLEVTESTWHRWVAQYGGMKANDVKRLKELEAENARLKKLVANQALDIDMLKEIFVGKLLTPNRKRSAVTMLRERFGVSERRACAVVGIHRSTMRLHPAPITAEEAELRSWLRGFSTDRPRWGWRRAAIAARKAGFTVNNKRIRRLWREEGLRVPQRRRKKRLTGIGTAVGAMCPIRPNVIWAMDFQFDTTADGRTIKMLNVIDEFTREALVIHVDRVINADGVVDVLDRLALIHGPPCYVRFDNGPEFVAHAVNDWCRFNGTGSLFIDPGSPWQNAWIESFNGRLRDELLNSWRFDSLREARVIIEDWRIDYNANRPHSAHHGLTPAEFALQWTTTHQPQAA, translated from the exons ATGGCAGGTAGCAAGCGCCGGCGGCATACGCCGGATCAGATCATCCGCAAGCTGGCCGAGGGCAACAAGCTCCTCGGGACCGGGCAGGAGTTGGCTGAGGTGTGCCGGCATCTGGAGGTCACAGAGTCGACCTGGCATCGCTGGGTGGCCCAGTACGGGGGCATGAAGGCCAATGACGTCAAACGCCTCAAAGAACTCGAAGCTGAGAACGCTCGGCTCAAGAAGTTGGTCGCCAACCAGGCCCTCGATATCGACATGCTCAAGGAGATTT TCGTCGGGAAACTTCTGACCCCGAACCGCAAGCGCAGCGCCGTGACGATGCTGCGTGAGCGGTTCGGGGTATCTGAGCGGCGAGCATGTGCTGTGGTGGGCATCCACCGCTCCACGATGCGACTGCACCCAGCGCCGATCACCGCGGAGGAAGCCGAGCTGCGGTCCTGGCTACGTGGGTTTTCCACCGACCGGCCCCGCTGGGGCTGGCGACGCGCCGCGATCGCCGCGCGCAAAGCGGGCTTCACGGTCAACAACAAACGCATCCGCCGCCTGTGGCGTGAGGAGGGGCTGCGAGTTCCCCAGCGCCGCAGGAAGAAACGGCTCACCGGAATCGGGACCGCGGTTGGGGCGATGTGCCCAATCCGGCCGAACGTGATCTGGGCGATGGACTTCCAATTCGACACCACCGCCGACGGCCGAACCATCAAAATGCTCAACGTGATCGACGAGTTCACCCGCGAAGCCCTGGTGATCCACGTCGACCGCGTCATCAACGCCGATGGCGTGGTTGACGTTCTCGACCGCCTGGCCCTGATACATGGTCCACCGTGCTACGTGCGGTTCGACAACGGACCGGAATTCGTCGCTCACGCCGTCAACGACTGGTGCCGATTCAACGGCACCGGATCACTATTCATCGACCCCGGCTCCCCGTGGCAGAACGCCTGGATCGAATCGTTCAACGGCCGCCTGCGCGACGAGCTGCTCAACTCCTGGCGCTTTGACTCCCTGCGCGAAGCCCGGGTCATCATCGAAGACTGGAGGATCGACTACAACGCCAACCGACCCCATTCGGCCCACCACGGACTCACCCCCGCCGAGTTCGCCCTACAGTGGACCACGACCCACCAACCTCAAGCCGCATAG